In Deltaproteobacteria bacterium, the sequence ACCCTGGACGGAGGTTCCCCTTCGAACAGCCCGTCGATCGCCTTTTGGATGTTCTCCACCATGATGCCCAATTTCCTACCTACTCTATAGATTTTATGGAATTATAGAGGAAACCAACCCGCTGTCAAGAATAATCGAATAATCTTACATTTATTGAATAGTTATGTCTGGAGGGAGCCCGTCCGCCGCCGAAGCCGCCACCGCCATGCTTCCCCGACCCACAGCACGGTGGAGGTGCCGGCCACGATCGAGATCCAGTACGGCAGCGGCAGCGGCACGGTCCGGAAGAGCGACCCGCCGTACTGGACGACGAGGATCTGGCCGACCAGGATCAGGAAGACGATCCGGAGGAAGCCGCGGTTTCGCGAAAGGCCCGCGAGCGCGGAGCGGGAGAGTCCGAACGCCCGGGCGTTGAACAGATTCCAGAACTGGAGCATCACGAAGGTGGTGAAGAAGACGGAGAGCTCGAGATCCGTGGCCCGCCCGTCCCTCAGGATCCACAGCATCCCGCCGATGAACAGGGCGAGGAACGGGAGCGCCGTCGCCGCGAGGTTCCGCGCCATCGGGCGCGTCACGATGAACTCCGCGGGATCGCGGGGGGGACGGTCCATCAGGCCGTCGTCGGGGGGGAGCGTCGCCAGCGCGAGCGCGGCGAAGGTGTCCATGATCAGGTTGACCCAGAGGATCTGCGTCACCGTGAACGGCATCGGGATCCCGAGGAACGGGCCCGCCAGCGCCGTCCCCAGGGCCGCCGTCCCCAGGGCGGCCGCGCTGACGGTCAGCTGGAACAGGAGGAACCGCTGGATGTTCAGGTAGACCGAACGCCCCCAGCGGATCCCGAGGACGATGCTCCGGAACGAATCGTCCAGCAGGACGATGTCGCTCGCCTCCCTCGCCACGGCGGTCCCCGACTTCCCCATCGCGAGGCCGACGTCGGCGTGGGTAAGCGCCGGGGCGTCGTTGGTGCCGTCCCCCGTCACCGCGACCACGTGCCCATCCTCCTTCAGCAGCCGCACGAGCCGGAGCTTGTCGGAGGGGCGCGCCCGCGACAGCACCTCGAGAACGCGGGAGGAGGCTTTCGCATCCTCCTCCCCCATCGCCGCGAATTCCGGCCCGGTCCGGTGGGCGCCGCCCCCCTTCCCGGCCAGCCCGATCGCCCGGGCGACCTGGCGGGCCGTCCCGGGGTTGTCCCCGGTGACGACGATCACCCGGACGCCCGCGTTGCGGCACTCCTTCATCGCCTCGGGGACCTCCTCCCTCACCGGGTCCGCGATCGCCGCGAACCCCAGCCAGACGAGGTCCGTCGCCGCGCGGGAAAGCCCCATACCGGCGGCGTCCTCCGGCGCGTCGCGGAACGCGAGCCCCAGGCTCCTCATCCCGGCGGCCTGGAACCCCGCGAGCGCCTCCTCGATGGCCGCCGTCGCGTCGCCGATCGGTTCGGGCCCGCGCGGCGTCATCACCCGCGAGCAGCGGGAGAGGACGATTTCGGGCGCCCCTTTCGCGTAGAGGACCGCCGTCCCCGTCACGGCGGAGACCCCGAGGGTCCCCATGAATTTCCGCTCGGTCGAAAAGGGCCACTGGCGGGCGACCCGGAAACGCTCCCTCACGGGGAGGTAGTCCACGCCGTTCTCCTCCAGCCACAGGAGCAGGGCCCCTTCCGTGGGGTTCCCGACCGGGGACGCCGCCTCGGCCCCGCTCCGGTCCAGGTCGGCCGTGGTGTTGGCCGCGACGGCTTCGACCAGAAGCCGCCTTCGGTACGGATCGGCCGGCAGACCGGAGTCCGCGCCGCCGGGGAACCCCCACTCCTGCACCCGCATCTCGTTCCTCGTGAGGGTCCCGGTCTTGTCCGTGCAGATCACTGTGGCGGCGCCCACCGTCTCGCAGGCGTGCATCCGCCGGACGAGGTTGTTCGCGGCGGTCATCTTCCGCATGCTGTACGCGAGGCTCAGGACGATGCTCATCGGCAGCCCTTCCGGCACGGACGCCACGATGATCGTCACCGCGATCATCGCGTAGTCCAGCAGGGCGTGGACCGGAAACGGGGCCCACGAGAGGCCGCCGGCGACGACCCCCCGAACGACGAGGGCCGAGAAGGTGAGGCCCGCGACGATGAAGCCGGCCGCGCCGATGCCCCGCGAAAGCCGGGCGGCCTGCCGCTGCAGCGGGGTCGCCTCCCCGGGATCCTCCGACGCCGCGCGCGCGCTCCTTCCGTACTCGGTCGAATCCCCGGTCGCCTCGACCGTCATCGTCCCGCGCCCGTCGACCACCATCGTCCCGCGAAGGACGGCGTCCGGGGGGTACGCCGAGGCGAGCGGCTCCCGCGGCGCGGCCCCGGCGGAAGGCGACTTGGGCGTAGGAGCCGATTCGCCGGTCAGGCGCGACTCGTCGACCGCGAGGGAGACGGCCTCGTCGACCGACCCGTCGGCGGGCACCTCCTCGCCGGCTTCCAGGAGGACCGCGTCGCCGGGCACGACGTCCCGGCGGGGCACGGTGGTCACGTTCCCGTCGCGGACCACCCGCACCGGAACGTCGTCCCGCGAACGGTTCAGCAGGTCGAATTCCCGGTTCGCCCGGTATTCGCTGAAAAACGAGATCAGCGTGGAGAGGAGGATCGCCACGGCGATCCCCGCGCTTTCGGTGAGGTGTCCGGTCAGCGTCGACAGGAGCGCGGCCACGACCAGGATCCGGATCACCGGGTCGTCGAACCGGACCAGGAACTGGCGCCACCAGGGGTCCCGCCGGGGAGGCGTGAGGACGTTCGACCCGAACCGGCGGCGGCGCTCCCCGGCCTCGAAGGAGGTCAGCCCTCGCTGCTTCGACGTCGCCATGGGATCGCTTCGACCTCCCGACACCAGTGTATACCCCATCGACTCCCCCGGTCGATTGGCCTTATATTGGTGCGCATGGAAATCGACGAGATCCGGAAACGGATCGACCTGCTGGACGACGTGCTGCTGCGGATCTTCAACGAGCGGGCGCGTCTGGCCCTGGAGATCGGGCACGTCAAGAAGGATCTGGGGCTGCCGGTGTTCGACCCGGCCCGGGAGAAGCGGATCTTCACCCGCATGAAGGGGGACAACCCCGGGCCGCTCGACGACGGGGCCATCGTCCGGC encodes:
- a CDS encoding calcium-translocating P-type ATPase, PMCA-type, yielding MATSKQRGLTSFEAGERRRRFGSNVLTPPRRDPWWRQFLVRFDDPVIRILVVAALLSTLTGHLTESAGIAVAILLSTLISFFSEYRANREFDLLNRSRDDVPVRVVRDGNVTTVPRRDVVPGDAVLLEAGEEVPADGSVDEAVSLAVDESRLTGESAPTPKSPSAGAAPREPLASAYPPDAVLRGTMVVDGRGTMTVEATGDSTEYGRSARAASEDPGEATPLQRQAARLSRGIGAAGFIVAGLTFSALVVRGVVAGGLSWAPFPVHALLDYAMIAVTIIVASVPEGLPMSIVLSLAYSMRKMTAANNLVRRMHACETVGAATVICTDKTGTLTRNEMRVQEWGFPGGADSGLPADPYRRRLLVEAVAANTTADLDRSGAEAASPVGNPTEGALLLWLEENGVDYLPVRERFRVARQWPFSTERKFMGTLGVSAVTGTAVLYAKGAPEIVLSRCSRVMTPRGPEPIGDATAAIEEALAGFQAAGMRSLGLAFRDAPEDAAGMGLSRAATDLVWLGFAAIADPVREEVPEAMKECRNAGVRVIVVTGDNPGTARQVARAIGLAGKGGGAHRTGPEFAAMGEEDAKASSRVLEVLSRARPSDKLRLVRLLKEDGHVVAVTGDGTNDAPALTHADVGLAMGKSGTAVAREASDIVLLDDSFRSIVLGIRWGRSVYLNIQRFLLFQLTVSAAALGTAALGTALAGPFLGIPMPFTVTQILWVNLIMDTFAALALATLPPDDGLMDRPPRDPAEFIVTRPMARNLAATALPFLALFIGGMLWILRDGRATDLELSVFFTTFVMLQFWNLFNARAFGLSRSALAGLSRNRGFLRIVFLILVGQILVVQYGGSLFRTVPLPLPYWISIVAGTSTVLWVGEAWRWRLRRRTGSLQT
- a CDS encoding chorismate mutase, with amino-acid sequence MEIDEIRKRIDLLDDVLLRIFNERARLALEIGHVKKDLGLPVFDPAREKRIFTRMKGDNPGPLDDGAIVRLFERVVDESRRLERIRSQGGGREEC